One window of Candidatus Marinarcus aquaticus genomic DNA carries:
- a CDS encoding DUF445 domain-containing protein — protein sequence MNKSLISNLMAFVIAIVGFFLNNDILLMVGLFALSGALTNAIAVHMLFEKVPFLYGSGVVENQFTQFKEGIHHLMMTQFFTQENLQTFFEQEVTSKESHFNLTPILEKTDFTPAFDSLKTAVVESSFGGMLGMFGGEAALEPLKEPFIKKLQASLVSISKNDSFQKALHESLENSHVTDDIHEKIGAVVNRRLEELTPKMVKEIVQTMIKEHLGWLVVWGAVFGGAIGLIAAIIK from the coding sequence ATGAATAAATCTTTGATTTCAAATTTGATGGCTTTTGTTATAGCCATTGTAGGCTTTTTTTTAAACAACGACATTTTATTAATGGTAGGGCTTTTTGCGTTAAGTGGGGCTTTGACCAATGCCATTGCAGTGCATATGTTGTTTGAAAAGGTGCCTTTTTTATATGGAAGTGGTGTGGTTGAAAACCAATTTACTCAGTTTAAAGAGGGGATTCATCATTTGATGATGACGCAGTTTTTTACGCAAGAAAATTTACAAACATTTTTTGAACAAGAGGTGACTTCAAAGGAGTCGCATTTTAACTTAACGCCCATTTTAGAAAAAACAGATTTTACACCTGCGTTTGACTCACTCAAAACAGCTGTGGTTGAATCATCTTTTGGTGGAATGTTGGGCATGTTTGGTGGTGAAGCAGCACTGGAACCACTCAAAGAGCCTTTTATTAAAAAGTTGCAAGCTTCATTGGTGAGTATTTCAAAAAATGACTCCTTTCAAAAAGCATTGCATGAGAGCTTAGAAAACAGTCATGTTACTGATGATATCCACGAAAAAATAGGTGCAGTAGTCAACAGACGATTAGAAGAACTCACACCTAAGATGGTCAAAGAGATTGTACAAACCATGATTAAAGAGCATTTGGGTTGGCTTGTGGTTTGGGGTGCCGTTTTTGGTGGTGCTATTGGGCTTATTGCCGCAATAATTAAATAA